One Natator depressus isolate rNatDep1 chromosome 6, rNatDep2.hap1, whole genome shotgun sequence DNA window includes the following coding sequences:
- the LOC141989816 gene encoding protein mab-21-like 3, with product MNNKPKCPAVQLTAKVKNLDVSIDLVPTIRNKVDMSMDWPQQDLRWLSDWWDQEQDTERIKPTWNIKEIDKTGTSLVAKGSYWRLTYSLAETQLLKDIDADGGHRWLALQVLKKINKENWRHWYGKVLTSYHLKTVLFWASHLNPETKNWATLMDSVRTLLKVLEFSLEKRHLPSYVLRSINLFDWRQTEEENSLKNRVLEVLRLEVRLMRCSPEPYVQLTERPQVSGPFIQRAWELNEFRREHQKDIDEFKKQEIPEESKSMDSDQE from the exons ATGAATAATAAACCAAAGTGTCCAGCTGTGCAGCTCACTGCAAAGGTGAAAAACCTAGATGTGTCTATAGACCTGGTGCCCACCATCCGGAATAAAGTGGACATGTCCATGGATTGGCCGCAGCAGGATCTCAGGTGGCTTTCCGACTGGTGGGACCAGGAGCAAGACACTGAGCGGATCAAACCCACCTGGAATATCAAGGAAATTGACAAAACTGGGACCAGTCTGGTGGCCAAGGGTTCATACTGGAG GCTCACCTACTCCCTGGCTGAGACCCAGCTCCTCAAGGACATTGACGCTGATGGTGGGCACAGGTGGCTGGCGCTGCAGGTGCTGAAGAAAATCAACAAGGAGAACTGGAGGCATTGGTACGGCAAAGTCCTGACCTCCTACCACCTGAAG ACGGTTCTTTTTTGGGCTTCCCACCTCAACCCAGAGACGAAGAACTGGGCCACGTTGATGGATTCTGTGCGGACCCTGCTGAAGGTGCTGGAGTTCAGCCTAGAGAAGAGACACCTGCCCAGCTACGTCCTGCGTTCGATTAATTTATTCGACTGGCGCCAGACTGAGGAAGAGAATTCCCTGAAGAACCGGGTGCTGGAGGTGCTCAGACTGGAGGTGAGGCTGATGAGATGCAGCCCAGAACCGTACGTCCAGCTGACCGAAAGGCCCCAAGTCTCGGGACCCTTCATCCAACGGGCGTGGGAGCTCAACGAGTTTAGAAGGGAGCATCAGAAAGACATTGATGAGTTCAAAAAACAGGAGATACCTGAGGAAAGCAAATCCATGGACTCAGACCAGGAGTAA